In one window of Bdellovibrio bacteriovorus W DNA:
- a CDS encoding hypothetical protein (COG0582 Integrase), protein MKLTELKLRNIRYADKIKLYADGNGLFLCVSKTKKKWQLSIRKGTKVVHFYGDEYPTMSLKAAREWAEETRELALGSDIQGKSQLSFTHYAELYRNR, encoded by the coding sequence ATGAAACTCACTGAACTTAAACTTAGAAACATCAGATATGCAGATAAAATTAAGCTGTACGCCGATGGCAATGGTTTGTTCCTTTGCGTGAGTAAAACGAAAAAGAAGTGGCAACTCTCCATCCGCAAGGGCACAAAGGTAGTTCATTTTTATGGAGACGAATATCCAACGATGAGCTTAAAAGCTGCGAGAGAGTGGGCCGAAGAAACGCGTGAGCTGGCTTTGGGTTCAGATATCCAAGGCAAGTCGCAATTGTCTTTCACGCACTATGCGGAGTTATATCGAAATCGCTAA
- a CDS encoding TonB-dependent receptor (COG1629 Outer membrane receptor proteins, mostly Fe transport), translating to MRIFFRISVCFASVYFYSSLLFAQSSLKIVPESYLSLDKIIVTPTKSSMPVEQSPGSVEVITNKDMEKRNVLSVDDALDTSAGVIVNRGKGIMDYNSSIMLRGMPGQGRTMVMMDGVVLNSPYANTVFLNAISTESLERIEVVKGPSSSLYGGSAMGGVIHLITKMPETREVSLSVGGGGSVDSVAPDNFRRLRASYGDVFLNDKLKVYFSGDYQATDGYRSDAMITSQLAPLAGLSGYKTSRSVTGGQVYIIGDKGRNRAKQDSLHLKTEYLLTAQSKLRFSVLRSTGGYDYDNPRTFLADSSGAPKWIYSSTGAQPFSYLGNSVYFEQLIYSSEYEVKMNKMSLKLGASYFDQAKNWSVTPDGRTPNDLPPEKGKLSTTPNSVKSLDLQLTTSEVNNHLLTFGAAVRESISDTSEYSLSNWRNEESREALGYESRGADRSYALFAQDEFLISKNVVLFTGLRSDWWETTQGFNSVEGSHGARSKNMLSPKVSIVYTPASKTALRLSGGQAFRAPSIYDLYRTWTTSSGTTYKGNPNLKPESSFSWEVGVTQGLSKDSVLKLTYFENYIVDMIYSTTSGTVREKLNAGKGQSKGIEFETEYTLSPWVSANFNYTYTSTEIVENSAVPLSVGKKFPWVPEHMLNSGLDFKLKDWGAYLGVKYMSKRFSNDLNTDRVDGVQGSYDAHTVVDAKVRHALTSQATISLAVNNLMNLEYYTSSRSPGRTWFADFTYRF from the coding sequence ATGAGAATCTTTTTTAGAATTTCTGTATGTTTCGCATCAGTGTACTTTTATTCAAGCCTATTGTTCGCTCAGTCTAGCCTAAAGATTGTTCCAGAGTCTTATCTTTCTTTAGATAAAATTATTGTCACCCCAACAAAGAGTTCGATGCCTGTGGAGCAGTCGCCGGGCAGTGTTGAGGTTATAACAAACAAGGATATGGAAAAGAGAAATGTTCTTTCCGTTGATGATGCTTTAGATACTTCAGCTGGGGTTATAGTCAATCGTGGTAAAGGAATTATGGACTATAATTCGTCTATCATGTTGCGAGGTATGCCGGGGCAGGGGCGGACTATGGTGATGATGGACGGAGTTGTTTTAAATAGTCCTTATGCAAATACAGTTTTCTTGAATGCTATTTCAACTGAGAGTTTAGAAAGAATTGAAGTCGTCAAAGGTCCATCGTCAAGTCTCTATGGAGGCAGTGCCATGGGTGGAGTGATTCATCTCATCACTAAAATGCCTGAAACAAGAGAGGTTTCATTAAGTGTCGGTGGGGGAGGTAGTGTCGATTCGGTGGCGCCAGATAACTTTCGACGTCTGCGAGCCTCCTATGGAGATGTTTTTTTAAATGATAAACTTAAGGTTTATTTCAGCGGAGACTATCAGGCAACAGATGGTTATCGCAGCGATGCGATGATAACAAGTCAATTAGCTCCTTTGGCTGGATTGAGTGGATATAAGACATCGCGATCGGTGACTGGTGGTCAAGTTTATATTATTGGCGATAAAGGAAGAAATAGAGCTAAACAAGATAGTTTGCACTTGAAGACAGAATATTTACTAACGGCACAAAGTAAGTTGAGATTTAGCGTTCTGCGCTCAACGGGTGGTTATGACTATGACAATCCGCGAACTTTTCTTGCGGACTCTAGTGGTGCGCCAAAGTGGATATATTCTTCAACAGGTGCACAACCGTTTTCTTACTTAGGAAATTCGGTTTATTTTGAACAACTCATTTATAGTTCTGAATATGAAGTAAAAATGAACAAGATGAGCTTGAAGCTGGGTGCATCGTACTTCGATCAAGCGAAAAATTGGAGTGTCACGCCAGATGGTAGGACGCCAAATGATTTACCTCCAGAGAAAGGTAAGCTGTCCACCACCCCTAATTCAGTAAAAAGCTTGGATCTGCAGTTGACTACTTCTGAGGTGAACAATCATTTGCTAACCTTCGGTGCCGCTGTACGCGAAAGCATCTCTGATACAAGTGAGTATTCATTGTCAAACTGGCGAAATGAAGAAAGCCGCGAAGCTTTAGGATACGAATCTAGAGGTGCGGACCGTAGCTATGCCTTATTTGCTCAGGATGAGTTTTTGATATCTAAGAATGTAGTTCTCTTTACCGGACTTAGAAGTGATTGGTGGGAGACGACGCAAGGGTTTAACTCTGTCGAAGGCAGTCATGGGGCAAGAAGTAAGAACATGCTCAGTCCTAAAGTTTCTATAGTTTACACTCCAGCTTCAAAGACAGCTTTAAGATTATCTGGAGGACAGGCATTCAGGGCGCCCTCTATTTATGATCTTTACAGAACTTGGACAACATCCAGTGGAACGACTTATAAGGGGAACCCAAATCTGAAGCCTGAAAGTTCTTTTTCTTGGGAAGTCGGCGTAACCCAGGGGCTGAGCAAAGATTCGGTTTTAAAGTTAACTTATTTTGAGAACTATATCGTAGATATGATTTATAGCACCACAAGCGGAACTGTTCGAGAAAAGCTGAATGCAGGTAAGGGGCAAAGCAAAGGAATTGAATTTGAGACTGAATACACCTTGTCTCCTTGGGTGAGTGCCAACTTTAACTATACATATACTTCGACCGAAATTGTGGAGAACAGTGCGGTGCCTTTATCTGTGGGAAAGAAGTTTCCATGGGTTCCAGAGCATATGCTTAATTCTGGTTTAGATTTTAAACTGAAAGACTGGGGCGCATATTTAGGCGTAAAATATATGAGTAAGCGCTTTAGCAATGACTTGAATACCGATCGTGTCGATGGAGTCCAAGGGTCCTATGATGCGCATACGGTAGTGGATGCTAAAGTGCGACATGCTTTAACATCTCAAGCGACAATCTCGCTGGCTGTTAATAATCTGATGAATTTAGAATACTATACGTCATCGCGATCTCCTGGAAGAACCTGGTTTGCTGACTTCACCTATCGGTTCTGA